A stretch of DNA from Micromonospora peucetia:
GGGCTCAAGATCGACCGGCCGTTGAGCTGGACCCGCTGGTCGTCGACCTGGCGGCTGCTGGCCATCGCCATGCCGTTGTGCATCGCGGCGGTGGCGCTGCTCGGCTGGTGGTGGGCCGGGCTGGTGCCGGCCGCCGCGCTGCTGCTGGCGGCGGCCCTCGCCCCGACCGATCCGGTGCTCGCCGCCGACGTGCAGGTCGGTGAGCCCACCGACGTCGAGGACTCCGAGGACGAGGTCCGCTTCGCCCTGACCTCCGAGGCCGGGCTGAACGACGGGCTGGCCTTCCCCTTCGTGTACGCGGCCATCGCCATCGCCACCACCAGCCTGGCCCCCGGCGACTGGCTGGGCCGTTGGCTCGGCGTGGACGTGCTCTGGAAGGTCGCAGCCGGAGTGGCGGGTGGGTGGCTGATCGGCTGGCTGCTCGGCAAGCTCTTCTTCCGGGCCCCGAGCAAACTGCGGCTGGCCCGGCACTCCGAGGGCTTCCTCGCGCTGGCCGCGACCTTCCTGGCGTACGGGCTGGTGGAGGTCGTGGGCGGGTACGGCTTCCTCGCGGTCTTCGTGGCCGCCCGGGCGATCCGGGCCGCCGAACGCACCCACGAGTTCCACTCCGTGCTGCACGGCTTCGCCGAGCAGGTCGAGCGGTTGCTCACCGTGATGCTGCTGCTGCTCTTCGGCGGCGCGGTGGTCGGCGGCCTGCTGGGCCCGCTGACCTGGACGGCCGCCGCGGTCGGGCTGGCGCTGGTCTTCGTGGTCCGTCCGCTGGTCGGCTGGTTGTCGCTGCGGGGCGCGCCCGGCCGGCCGGCCGAACACTGGGTGATCGCCCTGTTCGGCATCCGGGGCGTCGGCTCGTTCTACTACGTCGCGTACGCGACGGCGAAGACCGACTTTCCCCAGGCGGACCTGATCTGGGCGACCGTCGGCCTCGTGGTGATCGTCTCGGTGGTGGTGCACGGCGTCGCGGCGACTCCGGTGATGCAGTTGCTGGACCGGGCCGGGGAACGCACCTCCGACCCGTCCGAACGCCGCCGCACCGGCGAGCCCGTCGCCGCCGGCGGCTGAGGGCTCGGCGACGCCAGTGCGAGGAAGGGCTCTTCCTGTCCATATGTGACAGGAAGAGCCCTTCCTAACCTGCGGACAGGCGGGTGACGAGGGCGCGGCCCAGGTCACGACCGGAGCGCCAGGCGCTCTGCACCCGGGGCTCACCGAAGGCGTCGCCGGCCAGCCCGACACCGTCGGCGTCCAGGTGGTACGTCCCACCCGGGCCGGCGGTCGGTTTCGCGTACGTCCAGCGGTGCACGTGTACGTGCTCCGCCGGTTCGGGCAGTCCGAGCAGGTCCCGGACGGCCTCCTCGATCGCCGGCCCGGCCCCGGTGGGCTGGGCGAGGTGACCGGCGGCGAACTCGGGCGTGGTGTGGGCGACCAGCACCGGTGCGTCGTCGCCGCGCCGGTCGCCGTCGTCGCAGACGACGTTCAGCAGCGGGTGGTCGTTGACGAAGGCGCCCCGGAAGGTGGCCCACCGGCGGGCCGGGAATCGCAGCACCCCGGCCAGCGACGGCGACCAGCGCTGGGTCTGCGTGACCCGGGTGGCGGCGTCCAGGGCCGGATCGAGCAGCAGGGCAGCCTGTGGCCCCGGCATGGCGAGCACCACCGCCTCGCAGGGCCGCCCGTCCACCACCGGCCCCGGCTCGACGCCGAGCACGAGCCGGTCCACGGTCACCGGCAGGTCCCGGGCCAGGTGCTCCACCAGCGACCGCAGGCCCCGGGTCGCCGCCCAGCGCATCGGGCCGGGCACCCCGCGCCGGCCGTCGGCGCCGTACGCGACGAAGGTGTCGGTCCACTCGCGGGCCAGGCCGGCCGACCGCCACCCCTCGGCCACCTCGGCGAAGTCCGGATCACTGACGGTGAAGTACGCGGCGCCGGTGTCGGCGGGCCGACCGTCGAAGCGCCGGCTGGCCATCCGACCGCCGGACACCCGGGCGCGCTCCCGGATCTCCACCGGGATGCCGGCGCGGGCCAGTTCCGTCGCGCACGCCACCCCGGCGATGCCCGCGCCGACCACCACCACACCCGCCCGATCCTGCGCAGTCATCCGGTGATCGTATGCGCGCCGCCCCGAACGGCCGGGACGCATGCCGGGAGCACGACGCGCCGGAGAGCCGCATGAACCGGTGCCATGCGGGGTATTGGCACGCCTGTTCGAAGAGAGGTGGAGACCATGACGGACCGCAACAGCAGCCAGGCCGACCCGCAGGGCGCCATCAAGGACCCGGACGAGTGGGTCACCGGCGAGGAGCCGCCGACCGCCGCCCAGGAGTCCTATCTGGCGACCCTGGCCCGGGAGGCCGGCGAACAGCCGCCGGAGGGCCTGACCAAGGCCGAGGCCTCGAAGCGGATCGACCAACTTCAGGAGGAGACCGGCCGCGGTCAGTGACCGGGCGTACGGCGGGGTGGCAGGCGGTGCAGTTCGACCTCGTCGAGCCGCCCCGCCGTCACCCGCGCCGTCAGGTACGTGGCGTACGGCTGAGCCCGGCGGTCGGTGGGCGAGCCCGGATTGAGCAGCCGCGGACCGTCCGGGGAGACGGTGTCCCAGGGGATGTGTGAATGGCCGAAGACCAGCACGTCGGTGTCGGGGAAGCGGGCCGCGCAGCGGCTCTCCCGCCCGGCCTTCGGGCCGGTCTCGTGCACGACGGCGACCCGCAGCCCGTCGAGTTCCACCCGGGCGACCTCCGGCAGCCGGGTACGCAGCGCCGGCCCGTCGTTGTTGCCGTACACCCCGACGAGATGGCGGGCCCGGGCGGTCATGGCGTCCAGCAGCGCCTCGTCGACCCAGTCCCCCGCGTGCAGCACCACGTCGGCGGCGTCGACCGCTGCCCAGAGCGGCTCCGGCAGGTCCCTGGCCCGTTTCGGCACGTGGGTGTCGGCGGTGATCACCAGGCGCATTTCGCCATTCTCCCTCGCACCGTCCCCACGGCACCGCCTGTTCCTGGCCTCCGCGCCTCGCCCGTCCCCGGCGGGCGGGCGAGGCGCGACCGGCCGCCCCGGCGGGCGCCCTCTCCGGGGCGGGAGGCCGGTGGACACACCCGGGTCATCTCCCGCGAGCGGTGACTCGTCCGCCGCGCCATCTGACGGCGTACGGCAGCACGAACAGGTACAGGCCGGTGGACAGGAGCAAGGCGAGCGGGAGCAGCGGCAGGTAGGACACCCAGACGACAGGCTCCTCTTGCGCCAGGGCGACGAAGGTGGCGACGACGGTCACCGTGAAGGCGATGGACAGCCAGCGGTGGATCTGCCGAATCCACTTGTTCCAGTTCAAAGGGACCTCCTCAGAAGACGAGCAACCTGGGCCTCCGGCGACCTGGCGGGTGGGATGCCCATGACGGCCACGCTAGTTACGGCTCGGCGACGGGAGCTTCTCGATTCCTGACCGGTCTGGTCACCTGATCCGCCACGCACGGCGGCATCCGCCGTCGTGCGTGGCGCAGCGCCGGTGGGCGCTGGTTGGCCGGTGAATCAGGCCTAGGATCGGCGCATGGGCGCGGCGGTGCGGGAACGGCGGGCGCCGTTCGGGGTGCTGCTGCGGCAGTGGCGGCGGCAGCGCGGGCTCAGCCAGCTCGCCCTCGCGGTCGGGGCGGAGGTCTCCACCCGACACCTCAGCTTCGTGGAGACCGGGCGCTCGGTCCCGAGCCGGGAGATGGTCCTGCGGTTGGCCGAGCATCTCGACGTGCCGCTGCGGGACCGCAACCGGCTGTTGCTGGCCGCCGGGTACGCCCCGGTCTACTCCCACGCCCCGCTGGACTCCCCCGAACTGCGTCGGGTCCTCGACGCGGTACGCCGGGTCCTGCGGGCGCACGAGCCGTACCCGGCGGTGGCGGTGGACCGGCACTGGAACCTGGTCGCCGGCAACGCCGCCCTGCCGCTGTTCACCCGGGGCGTGGCCGCGCACCTGCTCCGGCCGCCGGCCAACGCGCTGCGGCTGACCCTGCACCCCGAGGGCATGGCGCCCCGGATCGCCAACCTCGCCGAGTGGCGGGCCCATCTGCTCGGCCGGCTGCGCCGGCACCTGGGGCTGGCCGCCGACGCCGGGCTGGCCGCGCTCCACGACGAGTTGCGTGGCTATCCGGGCGGGCCGACCGAGCCGGATGCCGCCCTTCCCCGCGCCGGGGACGTGGTGGTGCCCCTGCGGCTGCGTCACGCGGGTGGCGAGCTGACCTTCCTCAGCACCGTGTCGACCTTCGGCACTCCTCTCGACGTGACGGTCGAGGAGCTCTCCATCGAGTCGTTCTTCCCGGCCGACGAGGTCACCGACGCCTACCTGCGCGACGCCGGCCGCTGAGCGCGGCGTTCCCGGCCACCGAACGCGCCAGGCCGCCCGGCGGGCATCCGCTCCGGTGGTGACGTTACCCCGGGACGGCGGCGGGAACGCGGACGGTTGACGAAGGAGGAACTCATGACCACATCGTCGAGTCCCACCTCGGCATGGCGGCCCGGAATGCCGGGCGGCGACACTCTCCCGTCCGGCCCCGCCGGGCGGCCCACGACCCCCGGCCACGACGGGCACGGCCCGGAGGCCGGCCCGGCCACCGTGACGATCGGGTCGTACCCGGACTATCCGTCCGCCCAACGGGTCGTCGACCATCTGGCGGACAACCGGTTCCCGGTCGAGCACAGTGCCATCGTCGGCACGAACCTCACCCTGGTGGAGACCGTGCTCGGCCGGATGACGACCGGACGGTCGGCCCTGTTGGGCGCCGGCACGGGCGCCTGGTTCGGGCTATTCATCGGGCTGCTGTTCGGCATCTTCACCGTCGGCAACTGGATCACGGTGATCCTGGTCGGGCTGGTCATCGGCGCGATCTGGGGAGCGGTCTTCGGCGCGGTCGCGCACGCGATGACCGGCGGGCGACGCGACTTCACCTCGGCCAGTTCGCTGCGCGCCGGCCAGTACGCCGTCACCGTCGACGCGCAGTTCGCCGAGCAGGCCCGTCAGCTACTCGGCCGGATGCACATGACGGCACCTCCGTCCGCCCGGTGAGGAGTCGCCGTCAGCGAGGCCCGGGCGGGATCCCGCCCGGGCCTCGTCGTCCGGCAGCCGGCGGAAGTGCGCCACGGTGTGCGTCCGCCACGACGGGTCAGCGGTCGATCAGGCCGAGTTCCGCGAGTCTCCACCGGTGTCGCTCCAGCTCTACCGGGCACATCCTTCAAAGCTGAATAATTACTCTCCCATACCCGGTGACGGCGCTCACGGCAGACTAGTTAAATTTTGAAACAGTGCTACTGTCATGGCGTGACCGAGAGCCTGGACAGTGCCCGACTCGCCGCCTGGCGCGCCTACATCGAGGCCAGCCAGCGGCTCTACACCCGGCTGGAGGACGACCTGCGCACCGACAGTGCGCTCACCTTCGCCGACTACCACGTGCTCGTCCTGCTCTCCGAGGCGCCGGGCCAGCGGCTACGGATGGGCGAGCTGGCAAGCCGCCTGATCTTCTCGCCGAGCCGGCTGACGTACCAGATCTCCACCATGCAGCGGCGCGGCCTGGTGGCCCGGGAGTCCTGTCCGGACGACCGGCGCGGCAGCGAGGCGGTACTCACCGCCGCCGGGCTGCTGGCCCTGCGCGAGGCTGCACCGCGCCACCTGCTTTCGGTGCGTACACACCTGATGGACGACCTCGACGATGCCGAGGTCGCCTGCCTCACCCGGATCTTCGAGCGACTCGGCCGGCGCCTGCGCGCGGCGACCGGCCGCCCCCACAACTGAGGAGTTCCCGATGCCCGCCATCACCGTCGACAACGTGCTCGTCCTGCCCCGCCTGCCCAGGCTCGACGAGTCCACCGCGTTCCGCCCGGTCCAGCGACTGACCACCGCACCCAGCGGCTACGAGGGCGAGGGCTTCCCGGTGCGCCGGGCGTTCGCCGGCGTACCGGTGACCGAACTGGACCCGTTCATCCACCTGGACCAGATGGGCGAGGTGGACTACGCCCCGGGCGAGCCGAAGGGCACCGCCTGGCATCCGCACCGCGGCTTCGAGACGGTGACGTACATGATCGACGGGATCATGGACCACCAGGACTCGCAGGGCGGCGGCGGCACGATCACCAACGGCGACACCCAGTGGATGACGGCCGCGAGCGGCCTGCTGCACATCGAGGCGCCACCGGAGCACCTCGTCATGAGTGGTGGGCTGTTCCACGGCACCCAACTCTGGGTCAACCTGCCCCGGGCGGCCAAGATGAACCCACCCCGCTACCAGGACATCCGCGGCAAGGAGGCCGCGCTGCTGACCACGCGGGACGGCGGCGCGCTGATCCGGGTGATCGCCGGCGAGGTCGCCGGACATCGCGGGCCGGGCTCCACCCACACGCCGATCACCATCACCCACGTGACCGTGCAGCCGGGTGCCCGGGTCGACCTGCCATGGCGGCCGGACTTCAACGCCCTGGTCTACGTGCTGGGCGGGCGGGGCACGGTGGGCACCGACGGGCGGCCGGTGCACACGGGCCAGCTCGCCGTGCACGGTCGGGGCGACGCGCTGACCTTCGCCGCGGACGGCAACCAGGACAGCCACACCCCGGGACTGGACCTCTACATCATGGGCGGCGAGCCGATCCGGGAGCCGGTGGCGCACTACGGCCCGTTCGTCATGAACACCCGCGACGAGCTGCTCCAGGCGTTCGAGGACTTCAAGGCCGGCCGGCTGGGCGTCGTCCCCGCCGAGCGGTTGCCGCACACCGACGGCCAGGGCTCCAGGCCCTGACCACATGCGCGGGTGGTTGGGCGCCTCCGGCACTGCCGGTGGCGCCCACCGGCGCGTCGAGGTGCGGCGTCAGGAGACGGCGAAGATGCCCGCCACGCCCAGGATCACCATGAGCAACACCGTCACCAGCGCACCCCGCTCACTTTCCACCGCCGGCTCGCGGTACTCGGTCACGGAGTTCGTCGTCTCGCCGGGCATGGTGTTGCCTCCTCGGTGTCGCGTGATCGGGCGGGATGTCGGGGGTCGGTCGACCGGTCACCGCAGTGTCGGTCGGGATGCGGACCCGCGACGGGGGTCCTACCGTGAGGACGTTGTCGACCTCGGAGGGCTGGAGCGGTGGCACCGAGCAACTGGTTCCTCAGCGCACGGGAACGCGCCAACCCGGTCTCAGAGTTACCCGTCTGGGCCGGCGGAAACCTTGCCGAGCCGTTAATTCACGGCACCGCGTACTTCGACCGGCTGGTCGACGAGGTGGCGGCCCTCCAGTCCGGCGACCACCTCTTCTTCACCGACTGGCGGGGCGACCCGGACCAGCTACTACGCCCGGACGGGCCGACCGTGGCCCAACTCTTCGCGCGGGCCGCCCAGCGGGGCGTGCTGGTCAAGGGGCTCATCTGGCGCTCCCACCTCGACATCCTGGCCTACAGCGAGGCGGAGAACCGCAGCCTGAGCGAGACGGTCTCCGCCGCCGGCGGCGAGGTGCTGCTCGACCAGCGAGTCCGCCGGGGCGGCTCCCACCACCAGAAGCTGGTGGTGCTGCGACACCTCCGGGCTCCGGAGCGGGACATCGCCTTCGCCGGCGGGATCGACCTCTGCCACAGCCGGCGTGACGACGCCGCGCACGGGGGCGACCCGCAGGCCGTGCAGATGTCCGTCCGCTACGGCGAGCACCCGCCCTGGCACGACGTGCAGCTCGCCGTGCGGGGGCCGGTGGTGGGCGCGCTGGACACCACCTTCCGGGAGCGGTGGACCGACCCGATGCCGCTGGACTCGGAGAATCCCCTCGCCTATCTGCGGGACCGGCTGCGCGGCGCGGACCTGCGACCCGACCCGCTGCCGGCGCAGCCGGCCGACCCGCCGCCCTGCGGCCCGCACCACGTCCAGGTGCTGCGCACCTACCCGGCGGTACGGCCCCGCTACTCCTTCGCCCCTGACGGCGAACGCACCGTGGCCCGTGGCTACACCAAAGCGGTCCGGCGGGCCCGGCGGCTGATCTACCTGGAGGACCAGTACCTCTGGTCCACCGAGGTGGCCGACCTGTTCGCCCGGGCGCTGCGGGACAATCCCGACCTGCACCTGGTCGCCGTGGTCCCCCGGTATCCGGACGTGGACGGCCGGCTGGCGCTGCCGCCGAACATGGTCGGCCGCGAGCAGGCGCTGTCGCTCTGCGAGCGGGCCGCCCCGGAGCGGGTGCACGTCCTCGACGTGGAGAACCACGCCGGCAACCCGGTGTACGTGCACGCCAAGGTGTGCGTGGTCGACGACGTGTGGGCCAGCGTGGGCAGCGACAACTTCAACCGCCGGTCCTGGACGCACGACAGCGAACTGTCCTGCGCGGTGCTGGACGACACCCGGGACGGGCGGGCGCCGACCGACCCGGCCGGTCTCGGCGACGGGGCCCGGGTCTTCGCCCGGGACCTGCGGCTACGGCTGTGGCGCGAGCACCTGGACCGCGATCCGGCCGGCGGCGAGGACGCCGACCTGATCGACCCGGCCGACGCCGTGGCGGCGATCACCGCCACCGCCGACGGGCTGCAACGGTGGTACGACGGCGGGCGGGTCGGCCCCCGGCCACCGGGCCGGCTGCTGCCGCACCGGGCGAAACGGCTGCCCTGGTACACCCGGGCCTGGGCGCTGCCGGCGTACCGACTGGTCTACGACCCCGACGGTCGGCCGTTGCGGGCCCGACGATCCGGCACGTGGTGAGCGCTCGGGCCCGCAGTTGGTGAGTTTTCCGGCCTGGGGCGTGGTCAGCGTTCAGGCGGGCACGGAGAGGGCGTCGACCCTGCGGCGGTCGGCCTCGGCGGCGTCGGGCGCCCCGGGGTGGACGGTCAGCCCGCCGGGATAGGCGAACGCGGTGCGCGGGGAGTAGAAGCCGAACCCGATCGTCAGCGGGTTCTCCGGGCGGAGTGCGTAGATCGGATGCCCCGGCTCCAGGAACTCCACCGACTCGACCACGAAAGGGTTTACCGGTTCGGCGACGAACGGGTACATGGAGCTGAGCAGTTCCCCGTCGCGGGCGGTGAAGTAGCGGTGGTGGCCGCTGCTGATCGTCTGGCTCGTCTCGCCCACCTGGCACCGGGCCCGGATCACCGGCACGCCGTCGATGTCCGTCTCGGCGACGATCTCCCCGGCGCGGCGCTCGATGCGGGTGCGGCCGACGACGGCGGGCGCGCCCCGCGCCGCGGCGTAGGCGCGGACCCGTTCGCTACAGGTCACGTAGTGCGTCCACCAGCCACCGGGGCCGACCCCGCCGGGCGTGTCCACCCCGGCCAGCGCCACCCCGAGGTAGGTCATCGAGAACGCGCCGAAGCCGGAGGTCTGGGTCTCGTCGTCGACGACGTACTGGTTCATGAAGACCAGCCGGTCGGCCGACGGGCGCAGCCCGGCCGGGACCAGCGCCGCGACCGCGTCCGGGTCCGCCGGCAGCCAGCCGAAGTAGAGCGTGCGGCTGTCGACGACGAGGTGGGGAGCGGCGGGGTCGAGCACGGCACCTCCGGGGCGGGGCATGTACCCGCACGCTACGGCCTGTCCCGTTGACGGGACAACGACGGAAAGCCGACATTCGACGCCCTGTCATCCGGGGACCCTGACCGCCCGGCTGACCGACCCGCTCCGCCTGGATAAGGACTCGTCGATGTCTGGCCGGCTCGGCCGACCGTACGTCCGAGGTGAGTCGACCCAGAACCCGAGTGGCGATTGCCCGATTCACGGCTTTCCTTGTCGAAAATCACTTAAGTACATCATACTTTCGGCTAGATTTCGCGTGGCTGATCGGGTTAAGGTGGCCTCTGAACGGCCATCTGAAGTTAAACCTAAGCGTCACGTCTTTCATCCGCGGACGAGGTGCAGGGAGGACCACCCATGACCGCGCCAACGATCAGTGAACCGGCGACCACAACAACGCCGAGCACCACCCGGAAGCTCGACCCGCGGGCACTCACCGACAGCGCCGCCGATCTGCTCAACGCGATGGCCGCACTGCCGGCCAACCACCCGTCCCGCGCCGCCCTGCGCGACAGGGCGATCGAGGCCTGGCTGCCGCTCGCCAGCCACCTCGCCCACCGCTACAGCGGCCGGGGCGAGCCCACCGACGACCTGGCCCAGACCGCTGCCATCGGCCTGATCAAGGCGATCGACAAGTTCGACCCGTCGCGCGGCGTCGACTTCGCCGGCTACGCGATCCCCACCATCATCGGCGAGCTCAAGCGGCACTTCCGCGACCGCACCTGGGACATCCGCGTCCCGCGCCGGCTCCAGGAACTGCGCCTCGCCATCTCCGACGCCAACAGCTCGCTGCTTCAGACACTGGGCCGTTCGCCCACGGTCGCCGACATCGCCGCCCACCTCAAGCTCACCGAGGAAGAGGTGCTGGAGGGCCTGGAGGGAGCCCGCGCCTACAACGCGGTGTCCCTCTCCACCCCGACCGGCGACGGCGAACGCGCGACCGAGCTGGGCGACATGCTCGGCGGCGAGGACGGCGAGTTCGAGCTGGCCGAGCTGCGCGTCGCCCTCGGCCCCGCGCTGGCCACCCTCGACGAGCGGGAACAGAAGATCCTCACGCTGCGGTTCTACGGCAACCTGACGCAGTCGCAGATCGCCGAGCAGATCGGCGTCTCGCAGATGCACGTCTCCCGGCTGCTGACCCGCGCGCTGACCAAGCTGCGGGGACAGCTCGACGGCACGTACTAGGGGTGGTGGAGGTGCTGGCCGGGTCGGCGGGCCCGGCCAGCACCATGTCCGGTGCGGCCGCGCCACCACCGGAGAACCGACGCCCGAGCCACTCCTCGCGGGGTGACCCGGGCGTCGTCGTCTCAGCGCGCGGGCTCCCGCCACATCGGCCAGAACGGCGTGCCGTCGGGCAGGTGGAACGGCTCGGCGACCCGGTAGCCGTGCCGCGCGTACAGGTCGCGGCCGATCTCGCTGGCCGCCTCCAGGTAACCGGGAATCCCCTCGGTGTCCAGGACGGCGTGGTGATGCCGCAGCAGCGCGCCACCCAGCCCCTGCCCCTGCCGGTCCGGCGCGACGGCGAGGAACGCCAGGTGGTGGTGGTCGGGGTGTGGATGGTGGGCCGCGAAGAGGTTGTCCAGGTGCACGAACCGGTCGGTCCACTCCCCGCACGCCGCGGCCAGCCGGGCGTCGTAGTCCTCCGGCGGTGGGGCCGGGTCGCCCACCGACGGGAACCAGACCGCCACCCCCGCCCGGTCCGCGGTCGCATGGACCAGGCCGTGTCGCATCGCGTGGTCCACCAGGATCGCGAAGTTGCCGGCCAGCACGGACTGCCGCCGCCCGGCGTCGGGCACCAGCCAGCGGGGGGCGTCGAGGACCAGGAACGCCTCGGCGATCCGGCCGGCCACCAGCGACGTCTCCGCCGGCCCGAGCCGCTCGACCCGCACCTCGCTCATCGCCGCACCGCCGTCCCGCTCGGCTCGTGCCCGCCGACGTGTCCGGTCGCCGGCACCGTCGCCGCCAGGCTCCCCGCGCCCAGACCGATCCGGGCGTACGTGTCGGGCCGGCTGCCGCGCAGCACCAGCGCCCACAGCACGCCGAGCAGCGCGGCGACCGGGTAGACAGCGGGGACCGCCCAGCGCAGGGGCGAGTCCGACGCCACCCCGAGCAGGTCGGCGAAGTTGGCCACCGCCAGCGTGACGATCACGGCGAGGGCCACGGCGGCGAGACCGGGAGCGAGCGCGCGGCGCCACAGCGTCTCGGCCACCCCGCCCCGGGCGAAGAAGGCGATCACCGCGACCGAGGTGGTGGCGATCAGCAGCAGCACCCCGAAGCCGCCGGCCGTGCCGACCCAGTAGAACAGCCGCACCACCGGGTCCCAGCCGTTGAACGCGTAGAGCACGATCACCACCAGCCCGAGCGCGCTCTGCGCGAGGGAGGCCGCCCGGGGCGACCCGGTGCGCGGCGAGGTCCGCCCGAACACGGCCGGCAGCACCCGCTCCCGGCCGAGCGCGAAGGCGTACCGGGCGGTGGTGTTGTGGAAGGAGATCATCGCGGCGAGCACCGAGGTCAGGAAGAGCGCCTGGCCGATGGTGACGGCAGTGCCCCCGAGGTGCGCCTCGGCCAGGTTGAAGATCAGCCCGATGCTCTGCTCGCCCGCCTCGGCGGCGATCCGGTCCGGCCCGACGGCGACGGTCATGCTCCACGACGACAGCGCGTAGATCCCCGCGATGATCGCGATGGAGAGATAGGTGGCCAACCGCACCGTCCGCCGCGGGTCCCGGCTCTCCTCGCTGAACACCACGGCGGACTCGAAGCCGACGAAGCCCAGGATGGCCAGCACCAGCACCGCGCCGGCGCCGGGTACGACGAGGTTCTCCGGCGACAGCGCGGCGAAGCTGACCCGCCCGCCAGCCGGGTGGGTCAGCTGGCCGAGGTCGAAGACGACGATCACCACCAGCTCGGCGACCAGCAGCGCCGCCAGCACCAGACCGTTGAGGTCGATCCGGAGCAGGCCGAGCACGCCGACCGTCGCCCAGGCGACCAGCGCCACCACCCACCATGCCGGGGACACGCCGAACAGACGGCCCAACACCGGTTCCGCGGCGGCGCCGATGGTGCCG
This window harbors:
- a CDS encoding NAD(P)/FAD-dependent oxidoreductase: MVVVGAGIAGVACATELARAGIPVEIRERARVSGGRMASRRFDGRPADTGAAYFTVSDPDFAEVAEGWRSAGLAREWTDTFVAYGADGRRGVPGPMRWAATRGLRSLVEHLARDLPVTVDRLVLGVEPGPVVDGRPCEAVVLAMPGPQAALLLDPALDAATRVTQTQRWSPSLAGVLRFPARRWATFRGAFVNDHPLLNVVCDDGDRRGDDAPVLVAHTTPEFAAGHLAQPTGAGPAIEEAVRDLLGLPEPAEHVHVHRWTYAKPTAGPGGTYHLDADGVGLAGDAFGEPRVQSAWRSGRDLGRALVTRLSAG
- a CDS encoding MarR family winged helix-turn-helix transcriptional regulator, with the protein product MTESLDSARLAAWRAYIEASQRLYTRLEDDLRTDSALTFADYHVLVLLSEAPGQRLRMGELASRLIFSPSRLTYQISTMQRRGLVARESCPDDRRGSEAVLTAAGLLALREAAPRHLLSVRTHLMDDLDDAEVACLTRIFERLGRRLRAATGRPHN
- a CDS encoding pirin family protein, producing the protein MPAITVDNVLVLPRLPRLDESTAFRPVQRLTTAPSGYEGEGFPVRRAFAGVPVTELDPFIHLDQMGEVDYAPGEPKGTAWHPHRGFETVTYMIDGIMDHQDSQGGGGTITNGDTQWMTAASGLLHIEAPPEHLVMSGGLFHGTQLWVNLPRAAKMNPPRYQDIRGKEAALLTTRDGGALIRVIAGEVAGHRGPGSTHTPITITHVTVQPGARVDLPWRPDFNALVYVLGGRGTVGTDGRPVHTGQLAVHGRGDALTFAADGNQDSHTPGLDLYIMGGEPIREPVAHYGPFVMNTRDELLQAFEDFKAGRLGVVPAERLPHTDGQGSRP
- a CDS encoding general stress protein, with amino-acid sequence MTTSSSPTSAWRPGMPGGDTLPSGPAGRPTTPGHDGHGPEAGPATVTIGSYPDYPSAQRVVDHLADNRFPVEHSAIVGTNLTLVETVLGRMTTGRSALLGAGTGAWFGLFIGLLFGIFTVGNWITVILVGLVIGAIWGAVFGAVAHAMTGGRRDFTSASSLRAGQYAVTVDAQFAEQARQLLGRMHMTAPPSAR
- a CDS encoding metallophosphoesterase family protein — protein: MRLVITADTHVPKRARDLPEPLWAAVDAADVVLHAGDWVDEALLDAMTARARHLVGVYGNNDGPALRTRLPEVARVELDGLRVAVVHETGPKAGRESRCAARFPDTDVLVFGHSHIPWDTVSPDGPRLLNPGSPTDRRAQPYATYLTARVTAGRLDEVELHRLPPRRTPGH
- a CDS encoding DUF3072 domain-containing protein, whose amino-acid sequence is MTDRNSSQADPQGAIKDPDEWVTGEEPPTAAQESYLATLAREAGEQPPEGLTKAEASKRIDQLQEETGRGQ
- a CDS encoding helix-turn-helix domain-containing protein codes for the protein MGAAVRERRAPFGVLLRQWRRQRGLSQLALAVGAEVSTRHLSFVETGRSVPSREMVLRLAEHLDVPLRDRNRLLLAAGYAPVYSHAPLDSPELRRVLDAVRRVLRAHEPYPAVAVDRHWNLVAGNAALPLFTRGVAAHLLRPPANALRLTLHPEGMAPRIANLAEWRAHLLGRLRRHLGLAADAGLAALHDELRGYPGGPTEPDAALPRAGDVVVPLRLRHAGGELTFLSTVSTFGTPLDVTVEELSIESFFPADEVTDAYLRDAGR
- a CDS encoding phospholipase D family protein, producing MAPSNWFLSARERANPVSELPVWAGGNLAEPLIHGTAYFDRLVDEVAALQSGDHLFFTDWRGDPDQLLRPDGPTVAQLFARAAQRGVLVKGLIWRSHLDILAYSEAENRSLSETVSAAGGEVLLDQRVRRGGSHHQKLVVLRHLRAPERDIAFAGGIDLCHSRRDDAAHGGDPQAVQMSVRYGEHPPWHDVQLAVRGPVVGALDTTFRERWTDPMPLDSENPLAYLRDRLRGADLRPDPLPAQPADPPPCGPHHVQVLRTYPAVRPRYSFAPDGERTVARGYTKAVRRARRLIYLEDQYLWSTEVADLFARALRDNPDLHLVAVVPRYPDVDGRLALPPNMVGREQALSLCERAAPERVHVLDVENHAGNPVYVHAKVCVVDDVWASVGSDNFNRRSWTHDSELSCAVLDDTRDGRAPTDPAGLGDGARVFARDLRLRLWREHLDRDPAGGEDADLIDPADAVAAITATADGLQRWYDGGRVGPRPPGRLLPHRAKRLPWYTRAWALPAYRLVYDPDGRPLRARRSGTW
- a CDS encoding cation:proton antiporter — translated: MEPVDVAFAVVGLGALLAGILPRVLERRPLSMPIAFLGLGMLVFLLPVGLPDPDPLAHPQLATHLTEIGVIVALMGAGLKIDRPLSWTRWSSTWRLLAIAMPLCIAAVALLGWWWAGLVPAAALLLAAALAPTDPVLAADVQVGEPTDVEDSEDEVRFALTSEAGLNDGLAFPFVYAAIAIATTSLAPGDWLGRWLGVDVLWKVAAGVAGGWLIGWLLGKLFFRAPSKLRLARHSEGFLALAATFLAYGLVEVVGGYGFLAVFVAARAIRAAERTHEFHSVLHGFAEQVERLLTVMLLLLFGGAVVGGLLGPLTWTAAAVGLALVFVVRPLVGWLSLRGAPGRPAEHWVIALFGIRGVGSFYYVAYATAKTDFPQADLIWATVGLVVIVSVVVHGVAATPVMQLLDRAGERTSDPSERRRTGEPVAAGG
- a CDS encoding SigB/SigF/SigG family RNA polymerase sigma factor; its protein translation is MTAPTISEPATTTTPSTTRKLDPRALTDSAADLLNAMAALPANHPSRAALRDRAIEAWLPLASHLAHRYSGRGEPTDDLAQTAAIGLIKAIDKFDPSRGVDFAGYAIPTIIGELKRHFRDRTWDIRVPRRLQELRLAISDANSSLLQTLGRSPTVADIAAHLKLTEEEVLEGLEGARAYNAVSLSTPTGDGERATELGDMLGGEDGEFELAELRVALGPALATLDEREQKILTLRFYGNLTQSQIAEQIGVSQMHVSRLLTRALTKLRGQLDGTY